In one window of Ovis aries strain OAR_USU_Benz2616 breed Rambouillet chromosome 3, ARS-UI_Ramb_v3.0, whole genome shotgun sequence DNA:
- the SNX17 gene encoding sorting nexin-17, whose product MHFSIPETESRSGDSGGSAYVAYNIHVNGVLHCRVRYSQLLGLHEQLRKEYGANVLPAFPPKKLFSLTPAEVEQRREQLEKYMQAVRQDPLLGSSETFNSFLRRAQQETQQVPTEEVSLEVLLSNGQKVLVNVLTSDQTEDVLEAVAAKLDLPDDLIGYFSLFLVREKEDGAFSFVRKLQEFELPYVSVTSLRSQEYKIVLRKSYWDSAYDDDVMENRVGLNLLYAQTVADIEHGWILVTKEQHRQLKSLQEKVSKKEFLRLAQTLRHYGYLRFDACVADFPEKDCPVVVSAGNSELSLQLRLPGQQLREGSFRVTRMRCWRVTSSVPLPSGGTSSPGRGRGEVRLELAFEYLMSKDRLQWVTITSPQAIMMSICLQSMVDELMVKKSGGSIRKMLRRRVGGTLRRSESQQAVKSPPLLESPDASRESMVKLSSKLSAVSLRGIGTPGTDASASDVHGNFAFEGIGDEDL is encoded by the exons CTTCGGAAGGAATATGGGGCAAATGTGCTTCCTGCGTTTCCCCCAAAGAAGCTTTTCTCTCTGACACCTGCTGAGGTGGAACAGAGGAGGGAGCAGTTAGAGAAGTACATGCAAGCTG TTCGACAAGACCCATTGCTTGGGAGCAGTGAGACCTTCAATAGTTTCCTGCGTCGGGCACAGCAG GAGACACAGCAGGTCCCCACAGAAGAGGTCTCTTTGGAGGTGCTGCTCAGCAATGGGCAGAAAGTTCTGGTCAATGTGCTAACTTCAGATCAGACTGAGGATGTCCTGGAG GCTGTGGCTGCAAAGCTGGATCTTCCAGATGACTTGATTGGCTACTTCAGTCTCTTTCTAGTTCGAGAAAAAGAGGATGGAGCCTTTTCAT TTGTACGGAAGTTGCAAGAGTTTGAGCTGCCTTATGTATCTGTTACCAGTCTTCGGAGTCAAGAGTATAAGATTGTGCTAAGGAAGAG TTATTGGGACTCTGCCTATGACGACGATGTCATGGAGAACCGGGTTGGCCTGAACCTGCTTTATGCTCAG ACGGTAGCAGACATTGAGCATGGTTGGATCCTGGTCACCAAGGAGCAGCACCGGCAGCTCAAATCACTGCAGGAGAAGGTCTCCAAGAAGGAG TTCCTGCGACTGGCCCAGACACTGCGGCACTACGGCTACCTGCGCTTCGATGCCTGTGTGGCTGACTTCCCAGAAAAGGACTGTCCGGTGGTGGTGAGCGCAGGCAACAGTGAGCTCAGCCTCCAGCTCCGCCTGCCTGGCCAGCAACTCCGTGAAGGCTCCTTCCGGGTCACCCGCATGCGGTGCTGGCGGGTCACCTCCTCT GTGCCACTGCCCAGTGGAGGCACAAGCAGCCCCGGCCGGGGCCGGGGTGAGGTGCGCCTGGAACTGGCTTTTGAATACCTCATGAGCAAGGACCGGCTACAGTGGGTTACCATCACCAGCCCCCAG GCTATCATGATGAGtatctgcttgcagtccatggtAGATGAACTGATGGTGAAGAAATCTGGCGGCAGTATCAGGAAG ATGCTGCGGCGGCGGGTGGGGGGCACCCTGAGACGCTCAGAGAGCCAGCAAGCCGTGAAGTCACCACCGTTGCTT GAGTCACCGGACGCCAGCCGGGAGTCCATGGTCAAACTCTCA AGCAAGCTGAGTGCTGTGAGCCTGCGGGGGATTGGCACTCCCGGTACAGATGCCAGTGCCAGTGATGTCCATGGCAATTTTGCCTTCGAGGGCATTGGAGACGAGGACCTGTGA